CAGGAGTACCCTGTCAAACCGATGCTGATAATCCGCATTCAGTTTTGTACGGTAGTAACGCGATTTCCAGTTTCTGTTCTGATAAGCTGATTCAAAGATTTCAGGTAATTTCAGGGAAGCATTCATTCCTTCCAGACTGCCTGAAACATTAAGTTGATCCCTCGGTGACAAATCAAAAAGGTATGCCGCCCTGGCATCCAGATTTCCATAGTTACCATATCCCAGCTGGGCAAATCCCCACTTTGCTTTCGCCTGATCCAAATTGCGTGTTACAGGGTTCATCATCTCCTCCAAAGAAGAAATGGGAAGCAATGACATGTTGTACTCAATTGTTCTTTTGCCAACAAATGGTTCTTGAACCTTAGGCAGAACATTCACTTTCGAGGCATCCATTATATCCGGGTTGTACTCTTTTTCCACTACAACCACGCGGTTCAGTGTCGTGTCTTTCTTTGCCTTCTGACCAGCAGCATTCAATGATACGGATAGTAGGGCCGCGGCAAGAAGCATATTATTAAGTTGTTTCATGTTTGTTTCTTATTTAAGTTTTTCCAACCGGTTGTTTATCATCTCCTGAATATCATCCTTTTCGGTATAGTTCTCCTTGAGACTCAGCAGATATTGTTTAGCATCCAGCTTTTTGTTCATCGAAGCATAGATATCCGAAAGAAGCACAAATCCGCGAGCCAACCAGTATACATGTGGCGTGCTCTGGTCAATGTAGTTCAGCACCTCTTTTTCGGCCAATGCCTTATTCCCTGCATTGAAATATAGTTGAGCCACCAGGTATTTTGCTTCTGCTCCATATAGGGTACGTGTATCCTTGGCGAGAGTCTGCAAATCCTTAAGCGCATTCTTCTCGTCTTGCAGAGCGAGATAAGACTTTGCCCTATCATAAGTTGCTTCATTCACCAGCTCGGGCGAAAGTTTTTTATTAGCCAGCAGTTCCGTTGCAGCACCTATCGCTTCCTTGTATATTCCGGAGTTGAATGAACTTCGCAAAATTCCAACCTGCGCCATTGAACGATTCTCAGCCGAGGAGGTTTTCTCCTTCAAGCGTTTGTATACCTGCAATGCCTCCTGATATTTTTTCTCATCCATCAACAGCCCCGAATTAATAATCATGGCCTCTTCCGAGAACTCATTATCCGAGTACGAAAGCACCTTCCCAGAATGTTCCAATGCTGCAGCAACATCTTTTTTACCTGCATAAATCACAGAAAGATAGTAGTGTGCATTGACACTAAAAGCACCGGCAGGAAAATTCTGCAGGTAGGAAAGGAAACTTTTTCCGGCTGACTCATTGTCTCCCTTCATATAAACCTTCTCAGCCGCCTGATAGGTGATGGAATCCTGTTCAGACATATCAAAAGTTCCCGCCCCTGAGGTTGTCTGTGAGAAAGAGATAAACTCGTCCGTCTTATTCAGGTCAATGTAGATTGACTTTAGGTCGCGCATTGCCATACGCGCCTCTTCACTTCCCGGATAATCGGCAATCACTTTCTTGTAAGCCTTGATAGCTTTTCCATAATCATCCTGCTGATAATAGAGCAATCCAATCTCGCTTGCTCCGGTCCGGCTTATATCACTGGTTGGAAAGCGTTGAAGCAACTCCTCAAACGAAGCAATGGCCTGTTGATTATACCCTGCCATTACACAGGCACGTCCTCTTTCATAAAGAGCATGATCCATGTATTGCGAAGAAGGGTATTTCTGCATTAACTGATTCAACAGAGATATTTTCTCGGAATAATTCTTTTGTAATCCGGCCACGAATGCATCCTGATAAAGAGCGTAATCGCCTGCCGACGGGTCGGTCGCGACAGCTTTGGAATAATTTCTACGCGCTGTAGTAAACTCCCTATCATAAAAATAGCAGTCGCCCAAACGGTTGTATGCATCAGCAAGCACTGTTTTCCCACTTTCCCCGTTTACCAAAGAGGTATATTTCTGGAACCAGCTTAAAGCATTCCGGTAATTCTGCTGTTTGAAATTGACATACCCCATATTGTAATGTGCCAGCGCATACATCTCGGTAGCTTTCTGGGCTGTTAACTGCAGATAGCTCTGAAAGCCCTGTCCGGCTTGTGTATATTTCCCCTGTCGGTAATAAGCTTCCGCTCTCCAGTAGTAGGTATCTGCCTTGGTCTGTGCATTATACTGTCCAATTTCCAAAGCACGATCAAAATAGGATATCGCCTTTACAAAGTCTGCATTTGCAAAACTCTCCGTACCCAATTGGAAGAGCACATTCTGTTTAGCTTCCATAATACGGGCACCGGGACGAGAAATCTTTTCAATTGATTTTAAGGCGGCAGCATAGCTCTTGCTGTTCATATAAACCTCCACCAAGTAATCGCTTACCTTTTCGGCATAAACGGACGACGGAAACTCGTTCAGGAATCGTTCAAACACTTTCACAGATTCGCCAAAGGCAGAATAGGAGGTTTCGTGTATGCATAACGCATAGTTGTACATGGCCAGCTCTTTCACTTTCATGTTATAGTCAACAGATGATGCCTGCTCAAAAGCCATTCGCGCTTTATTCTTTTCAACCAGCTGCAGGTACGAAAGTCCCAGGTGAAGATATGCATTCTGGGTCAGCGCATCTTTTACAGTCACAACTCTCCCCAGAGTTTCGGCCGCCTGAGAATAGACGTTGGTTTCGTAATATGAAAGTCCCAACAGATAGAGTGCCTCTCTGGAAGGCTCTTCGGTTGCCCCTGCATATTGATTCAAGGCATCCACAGCCTTGGGGTATTGTGCGGAATAGAAGCAGGCTTCCCCCAGTATACGCTGCAACTGTGCATTCTGCTTCCCGTTCGGATAGCGTACAATGCAGTCGAGTGCTTCTTTTTCTGCTTCAGCATATTTTTTTTGCTTCAGGTACATCTCACCTATAAACACAGGCGCAAGCTCCCCATACACCGGATCAGCTTTCAGGGAAAGAAATCCTGTTAGTGCAGATTCATATCCTTTCTGGGTATAGTCTATGTAGGAAAGATAGTAAATACAGTCGGCGGAATAGTTGTTACCAAGATGCTGCAAGGTTCGGAACCAAGTGGCCGACTGCACCAGATTGCCTAACTGCAGATAAGACATCGCTTTTCTGAAAGTGACATCCTGACACTCTTCATTACTTAGCTGACTTGGATCACAGCCATCGAAAAGCGAAATTGCTTCTTTGTACTCCTTGTCAAAATAGTAAGCAGACGCAATCAGTGAGTTCACCCGGTTTGCATGACGCGATTCCGGATATTTCTCCAGATATCCCCTCAATACAGCGATACGGTTGCTCTCATTTAACTCATAGGAAGTGCAGGCAATCATGTACTCTGCTTCCTGGATTAAATCGGCATCCTCCTTTTGCTGAACAAATGTTTTCAACATCTGACGGGCCGATGAATAATTCTTTTGTTGAAAAAGTATTTTCCCATTTTCAAATGTACGTACATAAGAAGTTATCGTTGAAGACTGCTGAGCAGAAACAAATATTGGGAAACCACAAATTAATTGAAATACAAGCAGGGATCTTCTAAGTCTCATAATAATAGTTTTTACAAAAATACAACCTTATGTTTTAGGAAACAACACGAATGATCGTAAAAAAGCTAAAAAAGAGAGTGGTAAATCATTCTCAATAAGCCAAATTATAACAACCCTTTACGGTCGTTAACGTCAATTAGGGAGAAAGAGGATAAATCACATCAACTCTTTGTCAATTAAAATGTTATATAAGAATAGACAAAAAGTATCCGTATGAAAACAACAGACTTAGGCAAATGGCACAAACTCTCGGCTTATCAGGAGAAGCTGGAGGAAAACAACGTGCGATGTCATATTTGCCCCCACAACTGCCTGATTCATGAAGGAGGAACGGGCATATGCCGCGCCAGGGTAAACATGGAAGGCATTCTATATTCCATCGCCTATGGAAATCCTTGTTCCATGGGAATTGATCCGATTGAAAAGAAGCCGTTGTTTCACTTTCTACCCGGGGAAAGAATCTTCTCCCTGGCCACAGCCGGGTGCAATTTTCGTTGCCTGAACTGCCAGAACTGGGAAATTTCGCAAAGTTCACCCCAGAAACTGGAGCACTACGATCTGTCGCCTGAGGATCTGGTTAAAAACGCGATTGCCCACAACACACAGCTAATTGCATTCACTTATACCGAGCCGACCGTCTTTTACGAATATGTATATGATACTTCGCAGATAGCCCACGAAGAGGGGTTGAGAACGGTGTTCATCTCAAATGGATTTATCAACCAACAGCCATTACTCGATCTTTGCCCCTACCTGGATGCCGCCAATATTGATCTGAAATGTTTCGATGATAGCATATATCGAAAGCTGGACGGCGGACGTCTGCAACCTGTTCTCGATACGCTGAAGATACTCAAAGAGAAAGGGGTATGGCTTGAAATCACCAATCTGCTGGTTCCTACCTATACCGACAAACCAGAAATGATTGAAAAGATGTGCGCATGGCTAGTGGAAAACGGATTTGAAGATACTCCGCTACATTTCAGTCGGTTTTTCCCTGCTTACAAACTAATGGACCTACCGCCGACAGCAGAATCAATTTTGATTGAAGCCAAGAATATTGCAGAAAAAGCAGGAATTAAATATGTCTATATAGGTAACATCCCAAGCCTGGGAAATGAAAACACCATTTGTCCGCACTGCAAAAAAACGATTATAGAACGCAACTGTTACCTTATCGGTCAGGTTTCCATTGAAGACGGGAAATGTGGATTCTGTAAAGAACCCATTGCCGGAGTCTGGGAATAATAAAAAACGCGAAGTTGTACAAGCTTCGCGTTTTTTATTATCAGTTATCTGTAACAAGATTCACTGGATATTTGTAATACAACAATTGGGAATCGGTGTAAAATAGAGGCTATAGGCTTATTCGCTCTCTCCAAAAACGGTTGCG
The Bacteroides sedimenti genome window above contains:
- a CDS encoding tetratricopeptide repeat protein; protein product: MRLRRSLLVFQLICGFPIFVSAQQSSTITSYVRTFENGKILFQQKNYSSARQMLKTFVQQKEDADLIQEAEYMIACTSYELNESNRIAVLRGYLEKYPESRHANRVNSLIASAYYFDKEYKEAISLFDGCDPSQLSNEECQDVTFRKAMSYLQLGNLVQSATWFRTLQHLGNNYSADCIYYLSYIDYTQKGYESALTGFLSLKADPVYGELAPVFIGEMYLKQKKYAEAEKEALDCIVRYPNGKQNAQLQRILGEACFYSAQYPKAVDALNQYAGATEEPSREALYLLGLSYYETNVYSQAAETLGRVVTVKDALTQNAYLHLGLSYLQLVEKNKARMAFEQASSVDYNMKVKELAMYNYALCIHETSYSAFGESVKVFERFLNEFPSSVYAEKVSDYLVEVYMNSKSYAAALKSIEKISRPGARIMEAKQNVLFQLGTESFANADFVKAISYFDRALEIGQYNAQTKADTYYWRAEAYYRQGKYTQAGQGFQSYLQLTAQKATEMYALAHYNMGYVNFKQQNYRNALSWFQKYTSLVNGESGKTVLADAYNRLGDCYFYDREFTTARRNYSKAVATDPSAGDYALYQDAFVAGLQKNYSEKISLLNQLMQKYPSSQYMDHALYERGRACVMAGYNQQAIASFEELLQRFPTSDISRTGASEIGLLYYQQDDYGKAIKAYKKVIADYPGSEEARMAMRDLKSIYIDLNKTDEFISFSQTTSGAGTFDMSEQDSITYQAAEKVYMKGDNESAGKSFLSYLQNFPAGAFSVNAHYYLSVIYAGKKDVAAALEHSGKVLSYSDNEFSEEAMIINSGLLMDEKKYQEALQVYKRLKEKTSSAENRSMAQVGILRSSFNSGIYKEAIGAATELLANKKLSPELVNEATYDRAKSYLALQDEKNALKDLQTLAKDTRTLYGAEAKYLVAQLYFNAGNKALAEKEVLNYIDQSTPHVYWLARGFVLLSDIYASMNKKLDAKQYLLSLKENYTEKDDIQEMINNRLEKLK
- the amrS gene encoding AmmeMemoRadiSam system radical SAM enzyme yields the protein MKTTDLGKWHKLSAYQEKLEENNVRCHICPHNCLIHEGGTGICRARVNMEGILYSIAYGNPCSMGIDPIEKKPLFHFLPGERIFSLATAGCNFRCLNCQNWEISQSSPQKLEHYDLSPEDLVKNAIAHNTQLIAFTYTEPTVFYEYVYDTSQIAHEEGLRTVFISNGFINQQPLLDLCPYLDAANIDLKCFDDSIYRKLDGGRLQPVLDTLKILKEKGVWLEITNLLVPTYTDKPEMIEKMCAWLVENGFEDTPLHFSRFFPAYKLMDLPPTAESILIEAKNIAEKAGIKYVYIGNIPSLGNENTICPHCKKTIIERNCYLIGQVSIEDGKCGFCKEPIAGVWE